A stretch of Gossypium hirsutum isolate 1008001.06 chromosome A06, Gossypium_hirsutum_v2.1, whole genome shotgun sequence DNA encodes these proteins:
- the LOC107938898 gene encoding G-type lectin S-receptor-like serine/threonine-protein kinase LECRK3: MAFLVLLLLLNFVFNATNAQSTSSIIKPGSSLSPINNSYLLSPSGQFAFGFYRYKNGYSVGIWFENIQQKTVVWTANRDASPFPSDVTLVLTTEGTLIVRPKQGQDVLIADTSSDNVSRLATSASMLDSGNFVLLNSSGGIVWKSFDFPTDTILPGQRLSVTGKLVSSVAESDHGSGKFLILMQSDGNLVQYPVGAVLERGAAYWATNTFNAGYGVSLNLDGNGHLYLLNDTGFNIKSINKNYVNASGKSVYRATIDTDGIFRLYSHSSNRFDDWYTEWSSSNYRCDPLGLCGENSYCVMTDGEPVCQCPPHFNYINEKLKELGCRKNYSLVACDTRNGRLFDFLEVNDVSWKDDAYSSLSSMTKNSCRAECYQDCRCEAVVFENEVCKMMKLPLRFGRRVLSGQVTAFLIGGELAGVGTRKKKRKLRLDMLIISIAMACLTLGFLVVATIGVRKYRAYVRKYKRVLRLVNNRVAEDVALKSFSFEELKDATNNFVDVIGKGAYGTVFKGVLFDGERTVAIKRLEKVVAEGERDFLNEMKAIGKIHHKNLVRLLGYCYDGTNRLLVYEYMKNGSLADFLFKSNLKVNWEGRVEIVLSIARGICYLHEECETQIIHCDIKPENILMDDKGYAKIADFGLAKLLMPNQTRTYTEIRGTRGYVAPEWHRNLPITVKADVYSFGIMLFEIICCRRSVEADVPENEQVLAYWVIDCFKANEVEKLVQNDELVEKSKLEKMVKVGLWCTQDEASSRPSMKRVILMLEGTVNIPDPPPLSSFVSSP; this comes from the coding sequence ATGGCGtttcttgttcttcttcttcttttaaattttgtatttaatgCAACAAATGCTCAGTCAACAAGCTCTATTATCAAACCAGGTTCTTCTCTTTCGCCCATTAATAATTCATATTTGCTATCTCCTTCCGGCCAGTTCGCTTTCGGTTTCTACCGATACAAAAACGGCTACTCCGTAGGCATATGGTTCGAAAACATCCAGCAGAAAACAGTTGTATGGACGGCTAACCGAGATGCCTCGCCGTTCCCTAGCGATGTCACATTGGTTTTAACCACCGAAGGTACCCTTATTGTTCGACCAAAGCAAGGTCAAGACGTACTCATTGCCGATACTAGTAGTGATAACGTGTCACGGTTAGCAACTTCGGCCTCGATGCTCGATTCGGGTAACTTTGTTTTGTTGAATTCGAGTGGTGGGATCGTATGGAAGAGTTTTGATTTCCCGACCGATACCATTTTACCAGGACAACGTCTATCGGTGACCGGTAAGCTCGTTTCGAGTGTTGCCGAGTCGGATCATGGTAGCGGAAAATTTCTAATTCTTATGCAAAGTGATGGGAATTTGGTCCAATACCCTGTTGGAGCAGTACTGGAACGTGGTGCTGCTTATTGGGCTACTAATACATTTAATGCTGGATATGGTGTGAGCTTGAATCTTGATGGTAATGGTCACCTATATTTGTTAAATGATACCGGGTTCAACATCAAAAGTATTAATAAGAACTACGTTAATGCCTCGGGTAAGTCCGTGTATCGTGCAACAATTGATACGGATGGTATATTTCGATTGTACTCACATAGTTCTAACCGATTTGATGATTGGTACACCGAATGGTCATCCTCTAATTATAGATGTGATCCTTTAGGTTTGTGCGGTGAGAATAGTTATTGTGTTATGACGGATGGGGAACCCGTTTGTCAATGTCCTCCTCATTTCAATTATATCAACGAGAAGCTAAAGGAATTGGGTTGCCGAAAGAACTATAGTTTAGTTGCTTGTGACACAAGAAATGGCCGACTTTTTGATTTTCTTGAGGTGAACGATGTGTCTTGGAAAGATGATGCGTATTCGAGTCTCTCGTCGATGACAAAGAACAGTTGTAGAGCCGAGTGTTATCAAGATTGTCGTTGCGAAGCTGTTGTCTTCGAGAACGAGGTGTGTAAAATGATGAAGTTGCCGTTACGGTTTGGGAGAAGAGTATTAAGTGGTCAAGTTACTGCATTTTTGATTGGTGGAGAACTTGCTGGTGTTGggacaaggaaaaagaaaaggaagctaAGATTGGATATGTTAATCATTAGTATTGCCATGGCATGCTTGACGCTCGGGTTTCTAGTTGTAGCAACGATCGGCGTTCGAAAGTATCGTGCTTATGTTCGAAAATACAAGCGTGTTTTGCGTTTGGTAAACAATCGAGTTGCTGAAGATGTTGCCTTGAAATCATTTTCCTTTGAGGAGCTTAAAGATGCAACCAACAATTTTGTGGACGTGATCGGTAAAGGAGCTTACGGGACGGTTTTCAAAGGGGTGCTATTCGATGGCGAGAGAACAGTAGCCATCAAGAGACTGGAAAAAGTGGTGGCCGAAGGTGAAAGAGATTTCCTGAATGAAATGAAAGCCATCGGGAAAATACATCACAAGAACCTCGTTCGATTGCTCGGTTATTGCTACGACGGAACTAATAGGCTTCTGGTTTACGAGTACATGAAAAACGGTTCTCTTGCggattttcttttcaaatcgaaCTTAAAGGTAAATTGGGAAGGAAGAGTCGAAATAGTATTGAGTATAGCGAGAGGAATTTGTTACTTGCATGAAGAATGCGAGACTCAGATTATCCATTGCGATATCAAACCCGAAAACATCCTAATGGACGATAAAGGGTACGCGAAAATTGCAGATTTCGGATTAGCCAAGCTATTGATGCCTAACCAAACTAGGACATACACCGAAATCCGAGGGACGAGGGGATACGTTGCCCCAGAGTGGCATCGAAACTTACCAATAACTGTGAAAGCCGATGTTTATAGTTTCGGAATAATGTTGTTCGAGATCATTTGTTGTAGAAGGAGTGTGGAAGCGGATGTTCCGGAAAACGAACAAGTTCTTGCATATTGGGTAATTGATTGTTTCAAGGCTAATGAAGTGGAGAAGCTGGTGCAAAATGATGAATTAGTGGAGAAGAGTAAATTGGAGAAGATGGTTAAGGTCGGATTATGGTGCACCCAAGATGAAGCATCATCTCGACCGTCGATGAAAAGAGTTATCTTGATGCTAGAAGGGACGGTTAATATACCTGATCCTCCACCGCTTAGCTCCTTCGTTAGTTCTCCTTAG
- the LOC107938896 gene encoding G-type lectin S-receptor-like serine/threonine-protein kinase LECRK3 — protein MAFLVLLLLLNFVFNAINAQSTSTIIKPGSFLSPINNSYLLSHSGQFAFGFYRYKNGYSVGIWFENIRQKTIVWTANRDASPFPSDVTLVLTTEGTLIVRPKQGQDVLIADASSDNVSRLATSASMLDSGNFVLLNSSGGIVWKSFDFPTDTILPGQRLAVTGKLVSSVAESDHGSGKFLILMRSDGNLVQYPVGAVLERGAAYWATNTFNAGYGVSLNLDGNGHLYLLNDTGFNIKSINTNYVNASGKSMYRATIDTDGIFRLYSHSSNRFDDWYTEWSSSNYRCDPLGLCGENSYCVMTDGEPVCQCPPHFNYINEKLKELGCRKNYSLVACDTRNGRLFDFLEVNDVSWKDDAYSSLSSMTKNSCRAECYQDCRCEAVVFENEVCKMMKLPLRFGRRVLSGQVTAFLIGGELAGVGTRKKKRKLRLDMLIISIAMACLTLGFLVVATIGVRKYRAYVRKYKRVLRLVNNRVAEDVALKSFSFEELKDATNNFVDVIGKGAYGTVFKGVLFDGERTVAIKRLEKVVAEGERDFLNEMKAIGNIHHKNLVRLLGYCYDGTNRLLVYEYMKNGSLADFLFKSNLKVNWEGRVEIVLSIARGICYLHEECETQIIHCDIKPENILMDDKGYAKIADFGLAKLLMPNQTRTYTEIRGTRGYVAPEWHRNLPITVKADVYSFGIMLFEIICCRRSLKMDVPENEQVLAYWVIDCFKANEVEKLVQNDELVEKSKLEKMVKVGLWCTQDEASSRPSMKRAILMLEGTVNIPDPPPLSSFVSSPCLCQGLSLDFEYSIY, from the coding sequence ATGGCGtttcttgttcttcttcttcttttaaattttgtatttaatgCAATAAATGCTCAATCAACAAGCACTATTATCAAACCAGGTTCTTTTCTTTCACCCATTAATAATTCATATTTGCTATCTCATTCCGGCCAGTTCGCTTTCGGTTTCTACCGATACAAAAACGGCTACTCCGTAGGCATATGGTTCGAAAACATCCGGCAGAAAACAATTGTATGGACGGCTAACCGAGATGCCTCGCCGTTCCCTAGCGATGTCACATTGGTTTTAACCACCGAAGGTACCCTTATTGTTCGACCAAAGCAAGGTCAAGACGTACTCATTGCCGATGCTAGTAGTGATAACGTGTCACGGTTAGCAACTTCGGCCTCGATGCTCGATTCGGGTAACTTTGTTTTGTTGAATTCGAGTGGTGGGATCGTATGGAAGAGTTTTGATTTCCCGACCGATACCATTTTACCAGGACAACGTCTAGCGGTGACCGGTAAGCTCGTTTCGAGTGTTGCCGAGTCGGATCATGGTAGCGGAAAATTTCTAATTCTTATGCGAAGTGATGGGAATTTGGTCCAATACCCTGTTGGAGCAGTACTGGAACGTGGTGCTGCTTATTGGGCTACTAATACATTTAATGCTGGATATGGTGTGAGCTTGAATCTTGATGGTAATGGTCACCTATATTTGTTAAATGATACCGGGTTCAACATCAAAAGTATTAATACGAACTACGTTAATGCCTCGGGTAAGTCCATGTATCGTGCAACAATTGATACGGATGGTATATTTCGATTGTACTCACATAGTTCTAACCGATTTGATGATTGGTACACCGAATGGTCATCCTCTAATTATAGATGTGATCCTTTAGGTTTGTGCGGTGAGAATAGTTATTGTGTTATGACGGATGGGGAACCCGTTTGTCAATGTCCTCCTCATTTCAATTATATCAACGAGAAGCTAAAGGAATTGGGTTGCCGAAAGAACTATAGTTTAGTTGCTTGTGACACAAGAAATGGCCGACTTTTTGATTTTCTTGAGGTGAACGATGTGTCTTGGAAAGATGATGCGTATTCGAGTCTCTCGTCGATGACAAAGAACAGTTGTAGAGCCGAGTGTTATCAAGATTGTCGTTGCGAAGCTGTTGTCTTCGAGAACGAGGTGTGTAAAATGATGAAGTTGCCGTTACGGTTTGGGAGAAGAGTATTAAGTGGTCAAGTTACTGCATTTTTGATTGGTGGAGAACTTGCTGGTGTTGggacaaggaaaaagaaaaggaagctaAGATTGGATATGTTAATCATTAGTATTGCCATGGCATGCTTGACGCTCGGGTTTCTAGTTGTAGCAACGATCGGCGTTCGAAAGTATCGTGCTTATGTTCGAAAATACAAGCGTGTTTTGCGTTTGGTAAACAATCGAGTTGCTGAAGATGTTGCCTTGAAATCATTTTCCTTTGAGGAGCTTAAAGATGCAACCAACAATTTTGTGGACGTGATCGGTAAAGGAGCTTACGGGACGGTTTTCAAAGGGGTGCTATTCGATGGCGAGAGAACAGTAGCCATCAAGAGACTGGAAAAAGTGGTGGCCGAAGGTGAAAGAGATTTCCTGAATGAAATGAAAGCCATCGGGAATATACATCACAAGAACCTCGTTCGATTGCTCGGTTATTGCTACGACGGAACTAATAGGCTTCTGGTTTACGAGTACATGAAAAACGGTTCTCTTGCggattttcttttcaaatcgaaCTTAAAGGTAAATTGGGAAGGAAGAGTCGAAATAGTATTGAGTATAGCGAGAGGAATTTGTTACTTGCATGAAGAATGCGAGACTCAGATTATCCATTGCGATATCAAACCCGAAAACATCCTAATGGACGATAAAGGGTACGCGAAAATTGCAGATTTCGGATTAGCCAAGCTATTGATGCCTAACCAAACTAGGACATACACCGAAATCCGAGGGACGAGGGGATACGTTGCCCCAGAGTGGCATCGAAACTTACCAATAACTGTGAAAGCCGATGTTTATAGCTTCGGAATAATGTTGTTCGAGATCATTTGTTGTAGAAGGAGTCTGAAAATGGATGTTCCGGAAAACGAACAAGTTCTTGCATATTGGGTAATTGATTGTTTCAAGGCTAATGAAGTGGAGAAGCTGGTGCAAAATGATGAATTAGTGGAGAAGAGTAAATTGGAGAAGATGGTTAAGGTCGGATTATGGTGCACCCAAGATGAAGCATCATCTCGACCGTCGATGAAAAGAGCTATCTTGATGCTAGAAGGGACGGTTAATATACCCGATCCTCCACCGCTTAGCTCCTTTGTTAGTTCTCCTTGTTTGTGTCAAGGATTAAGTTTAGATTTTGAGTATTCAATTTATTGA
- the LOC107938919 gene encoding arabinosyltransferase RRA3, whose protein sequence is MAVGRRDKTASFRGSRIVVAIVIGVLLGCVIAFLFPYGLFNPAASVQNRRIGKTNFQIGSSSCESSERSKMLKSEIVSLSEKNSELKKQVRDLTERLQLAEQGKDQAQKQFLVLGEQHKAGPFGTVKALRTNPTVVPDDSVNPRLAKILEKVAVRKELIVALANSNVKEMLEVWFSSIKRVGIPNYLVIALDDHIEEFCKSNDVPVYKRDPDAGIDAVGRSGGNHAVSGLKFRILREFLQLGYSVLLSDVDIIYLQNPFNHLYRDSDVESMTDGHNNMTAYGYNDVFDEPAMGWARYAHTMRIWVYNSGFFFIRPTIPSIELLDRVADRLAKQSNSWDQAVFNEELFFPSHPGYDGLHAAKRTMDFYMFMNSKVLFKTVRKDAKLKKLKPVIVHVNYHPDKLRRMKAVVEFFVNGKQDALDPYPDGSE, encoded by the exons ATGGCGGTTGGTCGTAGGgacaaaacggcatcgtttcgtGGATCCCGAATCGTCGTAGCCATTGTGATCGGCGTTCTCCTCGGCTGTGTCATCGCTTTCCTTTTCCCTTACGGCCTCTTCAATCCCGCTGCCTCAGTTCAAAATCGTCGAATCGGGAAAACGAATTTCCAG ATTGGTTCTTCGTCGTGTGAATCCTCGGAGCGGAGTAAGATGCTGAAGTCTGAAATCGTATCCCTATCAGAGAAGAACTCCGAATTAAAGAAGCAAGTCAGGGATTTGACGGAAAGGCTACAACTGGCTGAACAAGGAAAAGATCAAGCTCAGAAGCAGTTTTTGGTGTTGGGTGAGCAGCATAAAGCTGGACCTTTCGGTACTGTCAAAGCTTTACGAACTAACCCGACTGTTGTTCCCGACGATTCTGTGAACCCAAGGTTGGCTAAGATCTTGGAGAAAGTAGCTGTTCGGAAAGAGCTTATAGTTGCACTCGCCAATTCGAATGTGAAAGAGATGTTGGAGGTTTGGTTTTCTAGCATCAAGAGAGTCGGTATACCTAATTACCTAGTTATAGCTTTAGATGATCACATTGAAGAGTTCTGCAAATCGAATGATGTCCCGGTGTACAAGAGGGATCCAGATGCGGGTATTGATGCCGTTGGGAGATCAGGAGGCAATCATGCTGTCTCTGGATTGAAGTTCCGGATTTTAAGGGAGTTTTTGCAACTGGGTTACAGTGTCCTTCTCTCGGATGTTGATATAATATACTTACAAAACCCATTCAACCATCTTTACCGGGATTCTGACGTAGAGTCCATGACTGATGGTCACAACAATATGACTGCTTATGGATATAACGATGTCTTCGATGAACCTGCGATGGGTTGGGCACGTTATGCTCATACAATGAGAATATGGGTATACAACTCTGGTTTCTTCTTTATAAGACCTACAATCCCTTCAATCGAGCTTTTGGACCGTGTAGCTGATCGGCTAGCTAAACAATCAAACTCATGGGACCAAGCCGTTTTTAATGAGGAACTCTTTTTCCCATCACATCCGGGCTACGATGGACTACACGCTGCTAAGAGAACCATGGATTTCTACATGTTCATGAACAGCAAGGTCCTATTTAAAACAGTAAGGAAAGATGCTAAACTCAAGAAGTTAAAACCCGTAATCGTTCACGTAAATTACCACCCAGATAAGCTTCGAAGAATGAAAGCAGTGGTAGAATTCTTCGTTAACGGCAAGCAAGATGCATTGGATCCATACCCAGATGGCTCTGAGTGA